Proteins encoded in a region of the Acetomicrobium thermoterrenum DSM 13490 genome:
- the yfcE gene encoding phosphodiesterase — translation MSFKVAVISDTHGSVKAWGLAKKICKDVNLIVHLGDVLYHGPRNPLPDGYAPKELAEEINSSDVPVIIIKGNCDADIDEAMIKWPVSYPYCVLWLDGKLVFAHHGTFFERYKGLALDFKADLVLTGHTHISSVICEGKTVFLNPGSASLPKGGEPPSLAIVDEKGISLLSLKGDLLRFEPWRLT, via the coding sequence GTGTCTTTCAAAGTTGCCGTAATTTCCGATACCCATGGTAGCGTTAAAGCTTGGGGGCTTGCCAAGAAAATCTGTAAAGACGTAAATTTGATCGTACATCTCGGCGATGTGTTATATCATGGCCCTCGAAACCCTCTTCCAGATGGGTATGCCCCTAAAGAGTTGGCAGAAGAGATAAACTCTTCTGATGTTCCCGTCATTATAATTAAGGGCAATTGCGATGCGGATATAGATGAAGCCATGATAAAGTGGCCTGTATCCTATCCCTATTGTGTCTTATGGTTGGACGGCAAACTCGTCTTCGCTCATCACGGAACATTTTTTGAAAGGTATAAAGGTTTGGCGCTTGACTTTAAGGCCGATTTGGTGCTTACTGGGCATACTCATATTAGTTCTGTTATCTGCGAGGGAAAAACTGTTTTTCTAAATCCGGGATCTGCAAGTTTACCAAAAGGTGGCGAACCTCCATCATTGGCCATAGTGGATGAGAAGGGAATCAGTCTTTTGTCTTTGAAGGGTGATTTGTTGCGTTTTGAGCCTTGGAGATTGACGTAA
- a CDS encoding chemotaxis protein CheW, whose protein sequence is MTVKEEISTKKEGYQDTKGTGEMTLLVFDLFGEHYAIEVSKIREIVRIPESITRVPNAPQYVCGVINLRGTVIPVMDVAVKMGRKEVERKNDSRIVVIEEEDIMFGIMVDSVREVKSVIVHQIESADSIDSAISKEYLEGIVRTKEGDLIVLLDVASVFEIKNFLE, encoded by the coding sequence ATGACGGTTAAGGAAGAAATATCGACGAAAAAAGAGGGTTATCAAGATACCAAAGGTACTGGCGAGATGACGTTATTAGTGTTCGATTTGTTCGGCGAACATTATGCTATAGAGGTTTCTAAGATCAGGGAAATTGTTCGCATACCTGAGAGCATAACTAGAGTTCCTAATGCGCCTCAATACGTCTGCGGGGTTATCAATTTAAGGGGTACGGTTATCCCGGTCATGGATGTGGCCGTCAAAATGGGTCGAAAGGAAGTTGAGCGGAAGAACGATTCAAGGATAGTTGTTATCGAAGAGGAAGATATCATGTTCGGTATTATGGTTGACTCCGTGCGAGAGGTAAAATCGGTGATTGTCCATCAAATAGAGAGTGCTGACTCCATCGATTCTGCAATATCAAAGGAATATTTGGAGGGTATCGTTAGAACTAAGGAAGGGGATTTGATCGTTCTTTTGGACGTTGCTTCTGTTTTTGAAATAAAAAATTTCTTAGAGTGA